Proteins from a genomic interval of Kribbella aluminosa:
- a CDS encoding ABC transporter ATP-binding protein, translated as MNALELDKVEYSYRRNAALRGVSLQLEPGEVVAVTGASGCGKSTLLHCAAGILTPDVGAVQVDGQDLAELAEADRAALRRTKIGIVLQFGQLVPDLPLVDNVALPLLLGGHERGEARVSAMNWLEQVGIADDADAVPAEVSGGQTQRAAVARALITGPSVVLADEPTGSLDSRAGQALLDVLLKAARYRGAALLMVTHDNLVAASADREIRLRDGLIQHEVAL; from the coding sequence ATGAACGCGTTGGAACTGGACAAGGTCGAGTACTCGTACCGTCGCAACGCTGCGCTCCGCGGCGTCAGCCTGCAGCTCGAACCGGGAGAGGTCGTGGCGGTGACCGGCGCCAGCGGCTGTGGCAAGTCCACCCTCCTGCACTGCGCGGCGGGCATCCTGACACCCGACGTGGGCGCCGTCCAGGTCGACGGTCAGGACCTGGCTGAGCTGGCGGAAGCGGATCGCGCGGCCCTCCGGCGTACGAAGATCGGCATAGTGCTGCAGTTCGGACAACTCGTACCCGACCTGCCGCTCGTCGACAACGTGGCGCTGCCGCTACTGCTGGGGGGACATGAACGTGGTGAGGCACGTGTGTCCGCGATGAACTGGTTGGAGCAGGTGGGCATCGCAGACGACGCTGACGCCGTACCGGCCGAGGTGTCCGGTGGCCAGACCCAACGTGCTGCCGTAGCGCGCGCCCTGATCACGGGGCCCTCCGTCGTACTCGCAGACGAGCCAACGGGCAGCCTGGACAGCCGCGCCGGTCAGGCGCTCCTCGACGTACTGCTGAAGGCTGCCCGGTATCGCGGGGCCGCGTTGCTGATGGTGACGCACGACAACCTCGTGGCTGCGTCGGCCGACCGTGAGATCAGGCTGCGGGACGGGCTGATCCAGCATGAGGTCGCGCTCTGA
- a CDS encoding CDP-alcohol phosphatidyltransferase family protein produces MSTIPLAVRPALLLGVPNRITLVRTMIAMAVATYAFRTGDLTWLVVGYFSYWFGDSLDGWVARRRNEESLSGAVFDIVCDRACSFLLAAAFMATYPATIGPLAIYLVQFGVLDTMLTFSFLLWPWMLSPNYFYKVDRPIFLWNWSKPAKAMNTGAVVISLIVAGQTGAQWLPYTIAVGALVVKVVSSYRLITILCGRREAAPGEAR; encoded by the coding sequence ATGAGCACAATCCCACTGGCAGTCCGCCCGGCGTTGCTGCTCGGTGTACCGAACCGGATCACGCTGGTCCGGACCATGATCGCGATGGCGGTCGCCACCTACGCGTTCCGTACCGGCGACCTGACCTGGCTGGTGGTCGGGTACTTCTCGTACTGGTTCGGCGACAGCCTCGACGGCTGGGTGGCTCGCCGGCGGAACGAGGAGTCGCTGTCCGGCGCGGTGTTCGACATCGTCTGCGACCGGGCGTGCTCGTTCCTGCTCGCGGCGGCGTTCATGGCGACGTACCCGGCGACCATCGGGCCGCTGGCGATCTACCTGGTCCAGTTCGGCGTACTGGACACGATGCTGACGTTCTCGTTCCTGCTCTGGCCGTGGATGCTCAGCCCGAACTACTTCTACAAGGTCGACAGGCCGATCTTCCTGTGGAACTGGTCCAAGCCCGCCAAGGCGATGAACACCGGGGCCGTGGTGATCTCGCTGATCGTGGCCGGCCAGACCGGTGCGCAGTGGCTGCCGTACACGATCGCGGTCGGGGCGCTGGTGGTGAAGGTCGTCTCGTCGTACCGCCTGATCACGATTCTCTGCGGCCGCCGGGAGGCCGCCCCGGGCGAGGCACGATGA
- a CDS encoding phosphoribosylaminoimidazolesuccinocarboxamide synthase produces the protein MTTPPQAPEIPGAKHIHSGKVRDLYELESGDLLMVASDRMSAFDWILETPIPDKGKVLTAMSLWWFEQLDVPNHIVSTDVPAEVAGRAVVCEKLAMFPVECVARGYLSGSGLVDYNATGAVCGIPLPSGLVEGSRLDTPIFTPATKAELGEHDENVSYDVVVQTVGADVAEALRSTTLDVYTRARAMAEERGILLADTKFEYGARADGTIVLADEVLTPDSSRFWPAGQWAPGKQQPSYDKQIVRDWLQFESGWDRTSGEAPPPLSDEVIERTRSAYIGAYEQLTGRKF, from the coding sequence GTGACCACACCTCCACAGGCCCCTGAGATTCCTGGTGCGAAGCACATCCACTCCGGCAAGGTCCGCGATCTGTACGAGCTGGAGTCCGGCGACCTGCTGATGGTGGCGAGCGACCGGATGAGTGCGTTCGACTGGATCCTGGAGACGCCGATCCCGGACAAGGGCAAGGTGCTCACCGCGATGAGCCTGTGGTGGTTCGAGCAGCTCGACGTGCCGAACCACATCGTCTCCACCGACGTACCGGCCGAGGTCGCCGGTCGCGCCGTGGTGTGCGAGAAGCTCGCGATGTTCCCGGTGGAGTGCGTGGCCCGCGGGTACCTGAGCGGGTCCGGCCTGGTGGACTACAACGCGACCGGCGCGGTCTGCGGGATCCCGCTGCCGAGCGGCCTGGTCGAGGGCTCCCGCCTGGATACCCCGATCTTCACGCCGGCCACCAAGGCCGAGCTCGGCGAGCACGACGAGAACGTCTCGTACGACGTGGTCGTCCAGACCGTCGGCGCGGACGTGGCGGAAGCGCTCCGGAGCACCACCCTGGACGTCTACACGAGGGCCCGCGCGATGGCCGAGGAGCGTGGGATCCTCTTGGCCGACACGAAGTTCGAGTACGGCGCCCGCGCGGACGGCACGATCGTGCTGGCCGACGAGGTGCTGACGCCGGACTCGAGCCGGTTCTGGCCGGCCGGCCAGTGGGCGCCGGGTAAGCAGCAGCCGTCGTACGACAAGCAGATCGTGCGGGACTGGTTGCAGTTCGAGTCCGGCTGGGACCGCACCTCCGGCGAGGCCCCGCCGCCGCTGTCCGACGAGGTGATCGAGCGGACGAGGTCGGCGTACATCGGCGCCTACGAGCAGCTCACCGGGCGGAAGTTCTAG
- a CDS encoding FAD-dependent monooxygenase, whose translation MSTAIVVGAGIGGVTAAVALQRCGWQVTVLERAPELGEVGAGISVWPSAVAVLEELGVKGVEKASVPSRPAGMRKPDGRWVVSAAELGVEIPVMIHRAQLHDLITAEFDRPVHTKPFGMDVGAVTVRTGYDVTAVEQDAEGVTVNGELRAELLVAADGIRSVVRGALYPQYVGPRYSGFTAYRGIADVELHDGVGETWGRGQLFGFARLIDGRFYWYGTANQPAGTTSEPTVFEGWHDPIPRLIAGSEKILQNDIYDLTLPLVPFAQGRVVLLGDAAHAMTPNLGRGACSAIEDAGALGRHLSSANLHKALTAYDAERRPATTKLVKRSRALGRFAQTENPLVCTLREAAFTLGGKLLALRKH comes from the coding sequence ATGAGTACGGCGATCGTGGTCGGAGCGGGTATCGGAGGGGTCACCGCTGCCGTCGCGCTGCAACGGTGCGGGTGGCAGGTCACGGTGCTGGAACGCGCTCCGGAGCTGGGTGAGGTGGGAGCCGGGATCTCGGTCTGGCCGTCGGCGGTCGCCGTGCTCGAGGAGCTCGGGGTGAAGGGTGTCGAGAAGGCGTCGGTGCCGTCCAGGCCGGCCGGGATGCGCAAGCCCGACGGCCGCTGGGTGGTGAGCGCCGCCGAGCTGGGCGTGGAGATCCCGGTGATGATCCACCGCGCGCAGCTGCACGACCTGATCACGGCCGAGTTCGACCGCCCGGTCCATACCAAACCATTTGGTATGGACGTGGGCGCGGTGACCGTGCGGACGGGGTACGACGTGACGGCGGTCGAGCAGGATGCCGAGGGGGTCACGGTCAACGGCGAGCTGCGGGCGGAGCTCCTGGTCGCCGCGGACGGGATCCGCAGCGTGGTACGCGGCGCCCTGTACCCGCAGTACGTCGGACCTCGGTACTCCGGTTTCACGGCGTACCGCGGGATCGCGGACGTCGAACTCCACGACGGCGTCGGGGAGACCTGGGGCCGTGGGCAACTGTTCGGGTTCGCGCGGCTGATCGACGGGCGGTTCTACTGGTACGGGACCGCGAACCAGCCGGCCGGGACGACGAGCGAGCCGACCGTGTTCGAGGGCTGGCACGACCCGATCCCGCGGCTGATCGCCGGCAGCGAGAAGATCCTGCAGAACGACATCTACGACCTGACGCTGCCGCTGGTGCCGTTCGCGCAGGGCCGGGTGGTGCTGCTCGGCGACGCGGCGCACGCGATGACGCCGAACCTCGGCCGCGGCGCCTGCTCCGCGATCGAGGACGCCGGCGCGCTGGGCCGGCACCTCAGCAGCGCCAACCTGCACAAAGCATTGACGGCGTACGACGCCGAACGCCGCCCCGCCACGACCAAGCTGGTGAAACGCTCCCGCGCCCTCGGCCGCTTCGCCCAGACCGAGAACCCGCTCGTCTGCACGCTCCGCGAGGCCGCCTTCACCCTCGGCGGGAAGCTCCTCGCGCTCCGGAAGCACTAG